The segment AATATCATTAGTACAAAGGAAACCTTATCATTCTAGTCTTTTATaacttggaaaatttttcaGGGATGGAAGTATACAATTCTGGAGAAAGTCAAGGTCTGATGAATTTGTAGACTTTTATTGTAGTATTCCTAGAGCTCATAGTTGTGATGTGAATGCAGTGGATGAGACCTGTGATGTAATTGTATCTGGCTCTGGAGATGGGATAGTGAAGGTAATTTGAGTGTGCGAAAAGAATTTTCGGGTTTTTTGAGAATCCatcccgacccgacattttcgagtGTTCGTACACCTCTAAAAATAATACAAGCCTAGCTAGCGAACTCCAGTTATCAGTGTTGTAATATGATGTCGAACTATAAATTGTTATCTAGATTTGGAGATCTATAGGAGAGAGAATTCAGAACGTACCTCTGGCAACATTGAATATTGGAGATAGAGTTTGGTCGCTATCTGCAGATCCAACAGGTAAAAAGGTTGCTGTGGGTTCAGCTGGAAATAGCGTGAAAACTTCTCTGCATATTTTTGATCTCGAGTGGTGAATATATTATAAAGTATGAATATATTTTCAGATTCAATAGTGTAATAAAAAGATTTTAGTTACAGCGAATCTGATATGTTAAAACATAATTGGAGGAGGGGAGCAGGGGTATTAGACATGGTTTGGGAGAGTCCACAAATTTTGCTCACTTGTGGATACGACACTTACATTCGAAAATGGGATTTGAGGTAATGTCAGCCAATTTTACAGCTCGACAACATTATTAAACTTGAGTTTATTGTTTTCTTTAGAACTGGAACATGCGTATACTCATGGGCAGACCCAACTGACGCAATTGTGTATTGTATATCGTCAGATTATTACAATACAATGATTACTGGAACTCAATTTAACTGCAAATCTGTTCTATGGGATCAAAGACAGAAAAACTATTTACAAGTTTGTATCCGTGTGTACTTCGAATAGCATTTACTGATGCCTTGATCACTGGATAACGATACTTGTATTTTCTTTACAGCTTTACTTCATGAATCTTAGTAGAATGTCAAGCCCTGTTTATTGTTTGGCCTTTGACAGTACTCATTTGTACGGAGCCACGGATCAGCAGTTAGTTGAACTTAAATTCTCAGGTTATTCATACAAAGAAACTAATTACAAAAATATCCTTAGatatcaataaataaagacaaaTTAGGTGAGCACAAACGAAATTAGACGATTGATTACGCATTCAAAATCGCatcaaaaattgtacaaaagaaAACCAGGATTGGTAAAACTGAGAGTTTTTATAATGTAAAGCGTCGGAGGGTTTAGTTCTTAAGCTAGAAAGCGAGTCACAATGAAACAATTTATAAATACTTTATTGTGTTTAACAAATATTCATTTCCCCACGACTCGTTTCAAAGACggctaaaaaatatatataaaaaaaaaaggttcgaCTGGATCGAAAGGTGaacattatttatttactatGTAAATTTGTAACGAATCGAACTGCTAAAGCACGACGTTAAACTTTCTTGTATAAGATATCAAAGTATAAAACTATTTCCTCTAATAGAAtttgtaatattaaaaaataaatatatatttatcgaACGTAATTCATTATTGTTGTTCCTTTATCCGCTAATGTCTCGTAATAAAATTTCAGTATCGTATTCGTTCTAATTCACGATCTTTCACTAGACGTATGTATGTAAAGTATATGGATATACTCAGACACTTTATGTTGCCAGTCCAAACCCAAAGTTAAGTATTTCGTTAAGTAACATTTTGCGATAGAATAATTCAGATTTCATCTGTTGTCCGTTATACTTATCAGAGCATCTTCCGAATCATGTAGTTTAGAATACCGCCGTTTTTGAAATACGTTAAATCGACCTCGGTATCAAATCGTACGATTACTTCAAACTTCTTCCCATCGTTCGTAGTTACCGTAATCTTCTGGCCAGGCTGGCAATTTTCAGGGATAGGGATATCGTATACCTCGAGCCCGGTCAACCCTAAAGACTCTGCAGTTTGTCCAGGTAGGTATTGCAGCGGAATAATACCCATACCTACTAAATTAGACCTGGAAAGTTACAGGTATGATAGTAAAACCTTTTCAATCACCTTCTCGAAAATTCTATGCTCCAAAGATTATTGAAGTTTTATTACTACAAATTCTGGCAAAAATCACGAAGGATATTctcaaattttctgaaaatttgcctcatattttttcatttattcagATTCCTTCAAAATTAATACTAAATTCAACGTAACCTTCATTAACACTCGCACGGTCGTCGGCGGGTCTTTTTAGACCGTAAAATGTTTTATCACTGACCGTGCGAGTATTAATTCTTAACGGGAAAAAAAGTTTATAGTCACTCTTAGAAAACTAGCTAAATACTAGATGAAAAATTACACAAGTAGGAAAATGTGGCAGCATTTAATTTTGACAGCGTCACCCGAACTGTTAAAATGAAAATCTTGCGAACCAAAGATTTTATATTGTCGAGTGCTCTAATTGTTTAATTCTATACGTAATACTGACAAATGTTTGGAGAGTGCTTACCTATGTATTCTCTCGTAAGATTCAGCTATAACTGCTTTAATCCCAAGAAGAAATGGTCCTTTCGCAGCCCAATCCCTAGAAGATCCAGATCCGTACTCTTTCCCGACAAGAATGATTAAAGGCGTTTGATCTTTCGCGTATCTTTCAGCGGCGTCGAAAACGTCCATCTGCAAGTCggttaaatattatataaataaatatataattccgATAGAATTCTATCCGCCTGTAATTTATAACACACCTCTTCCTTGGTAGGAATGTAAATTGTACGTGGTCCAGGTTTGCCGATAAATTTATTCACCAGACGGATGTTGGCGAACGTGCCTCGAGCCATTACAGCGTCGTTACCTCTACGCGATCCGTAAGAGTTAAATTCCTTTGGCGTCAACctaaaaatcaaaaaataaaatataatgacTGCCTGTGACAATGTTCAGTAATTACAAATGAAACGTACCCGCGGTTGGCGAGGTATCGCGCTGCCGGAGAGTTACGAGCAATGCTACCAGCTGGGCTGATGTGATCCGTTGTAACAGAATCGCTGAGATTCAGGAGAACACTTGCCCCCTTTAAAGGTTTTATTGCTGGTAattcctgaagaaaatgaattttttaatttaacccACAAATAAAACGGAAGTAAGATGTTTAAGTGATCACATTTAGCCGAGACACTTTGTACGCACACTCCTAATAATATTTGGACACTCTTAAAAGGACAATAACTTCTTttatattggaccatacgacttccATTTTTTTGGATCAATTAGTTTACTGCAtgacgtgaaaaagaaattttgaaaaaattgcgattggtcgaggttgcagagaaaatactaaaagttgttttttacaACTTATTCTCgcgggcctatattgaaaatttaaaaaatacgtttttcGTCAACAGGCATCGAAAGACGTAACAATCCTGTTAGAGGCCAAAAATCGTACAATTTTCGGTATGAtgggtccaatattaaaaaagttatcagaGTGACTgtatactttttcaaaattcttgtAAATCACCTTTTGCAAGTTATCGAAATATGGCGGGTTCTTGATATACGTGGATTGCGGATCCCAAGGATACAATTTGCCTTCTGGCGCTACCAAACTGGCCCAGTTGGAGCTGCCCTTCTCTATCTTGCTATAAACTTCTTTAAACATTGCTGGGATCACGTGTTTCTGTTCGACTGCTTGAATATCCGCTCTAGTAGGCCAAATGTCTTGAAGATATACCGGACTGCCATCCGACCGGCGACCTGAAAGTTTTCCATGTCATTCCAAGCCTAATAATGATGACTCACGATTTTGCCGAACGCGATCGTTTACCTAATGGCTCCTTTTCAAAATCTATGTCCACCGTGCCAGCGATGGCATAAGCGATTACTAAGAGCGGCGACGCTAAGTAATTTGCCCTTGTGTTAGGATGAATTCTACCCTCGAAATTACGGTTGCCGGACAGCACACCGCAGCACACGAGCTCGTTCTGATAccatgaacaaaaaaaaaaggcatTTCAGGTTGAAAGTGACGAACCCAAAAGAATTAGTGTCAAgacaggatatattttccacgTTCTTACTTTCTCGATGGCTTCGACAATTGAATCGGGGAGAGGGCCACTGTTACCGATACAAGTCATACACCCATAGCCGACAATATCGAATCCCAGCACCGTCAGGTAAGGGATCACCCCGCTCTCTTCCAGGTAATAAGTGACTACCCCTGAGCCAGGGGACAAAGATGTTTTTATATACGGCGGGACACGCAGGCCAGCTTCGACAGCCTTTTTTGCCAAAAGAcctaaaatttgaaaaacagtTTCcaccaaaccaaattgatttttggtcacACCGTTCGCTAGGTTCCCAATGGAAACCCCCGTTTCAAATCGGTACCTCTACCACAAGGGTGAACacagttttaataaattatgctctatttcttctgttctgctcgatgaaaaattatgaaaacatGTATGAatttttccggaattttttACTTCAAAAccgatttttaagaaattccAGAAACTTAATTAAAATAAAGCTGAACTTTTTAGAAACGATTGTTTCTACGGTGTTTTACCTGCTCCAAGCATAACGCTGGGGTTGCTAGTATTAGTGCAGCTAGTAATTGCGGCAATAACCACGGAGCCGTGTCTCAATTTGTAGTCCTTGCCCTCGAACTCGAACATACCTACGGATTCCACCTTTTCGGGGCTTAAGCCGTATCCCTTGAATCCTACCTGGAAACGGAAATATATTCCCTTAGTTGACGACTTTACGAcgaaataaatatagaacgtGTTCTTATTTAAAAACCTCGTGATATACAAAGAAGAATAAACAATATGTTACATGTACTTCCGAAGCTAGAAAGATTCTTTCGCACGTGATTCATCTAAATTCTTTTACGATAAAAGGTGTGTTGACCTGAAAGTGTCAACGACCATTTTACATCTACAACTCATTGTCCAATAAGTGATTCCGCTGAGCAAGCACTATTGTGCATGAAACAAGCAGTTTCAAACTGATTTCAACATACAGTGCACGAGCCACAAAACCATTGGAGGTCTTCGCGACGCATTAACGCTTTAACTCTGTAGGTTTTTATAGTAACGATAAAACTGagaaattattcattattacACGACTTATGCATTTGTAGCATATTTAGTTCttcaaaatagaataaaatatgcaattttatattattttgaatacaTTGAAGTTCTTTGatacagaaaataaattgtgtAATTGTTTTTTTAGAGAAACGCATCAACATCTGCAGGCTACTTGTATTCACATGTCGTGAAACCATGAGATGAAGAATCGGTATACCGCTGGACTTCCAGAAATTGTGTGAAATTTTCTGTAGTCAGCCAGGAGCTCGCTGGGAAGCCATTACTGGCATTATAATTACTTCAGGAAAGCTAAACCGATCAAAGTCGGTACCTGAAATTTCTAAGGTCGGTCCCCTTAGACCGTTGGCATTATTTTGAACAATTAAGACCGTCGACGTCGTCGGCCGTGCTTTTCTTCGCACCGAGGGTTGCCTACGCCATTCCTACAAACATCAAGCACTGTTATTTCCCCATTCTTTCGATTTCAAGGAAACGGCTGCAATTAGAGGACACCACGCCTCGAGAATTTACCTACCGGCAATAATTAGCGATTCTCCAAAAATATGTAAACGTTTCGTAGATGAAGTTTATAATTTACAGTTTGCAAAAGACGATCTCACAAAATTTATAAACGGAAAAATGCTAAAAAATGATATGGTAATGCGATAGCAATACCGATCGTTGCAATACGAAATAGGAGGAACAGCTCTGTCCGTAAAACCAGTTTGCAACAAAATCTGTGGAGGTTTGCAAAACGAACGGTTGTCGTATCAGCAATTTCAAGCGAGGTCAGACGACGTTAGTGGCTTGATCGAAGTCAGTCGCTCGCTTTCTTCGCGAAATTCAGGATCAATCGATCGTCGGTACGTATGTAAAACTATATCATTTCCGTGATCCATGATCAATAACTTCCTTCCCGCCGACGTGACGTCCCGCAAAATATTTCCTCTTTCATTCCAATCGTTTCAATTGAACAAACGGATTCTTAATTTAATTGAACTGAATTTATATTGCGAACATTAACTACaaagatttgaaaattttctgtacGAATATTTTATGGACTCTGtgtaaattgtaaaataaagaaaataattgatGCATTGTTCGCTACATTTTTACAAacgaaatgaataaattttatttttatatactgGTTTTTCTGAAGGTATTTGCTGTATTTATGTTTGCACAGTTTACTGTGTAACTTTTGCTATccttttatttcataaattcaATCTATTCGTCTACGGAAATTTTAAACGTGATTCCTACATTTTAATATTTCGCAAAAACAATGGTGAACTCTCAGTAATAAAAAACAAATTGGTAGTCTAACTTCATGCCACAGAAACAGAAAATCTTCGTTCGTATGGACGAGTTTTCAGCAAATGTACTTGCTGTGATAGCATAGTAACGCGATTCCAATGTTGAACATCTTTCAATAGAAATCGATCGGTCCCTTGTTTTAAAAATCGTCCCGCTCATTGTTGCTGCACCACGTTCACGCAACCTCTGTTTTCAATTTGATTCAACGCGTCGCTGTTCAATCCTCATATTTTCGCGAATCGCTGTCTGTTATACATTATTTTAATAGATTTTATAGACACGTGGTTCGTGCAGAATTTTAATCATCAATTCTATAAATTTTGTATGCTTTTTTCTTTACTATATTCTTCTtttctaaatttattgaataattcgtCATAGatgcatcttcacaatctcaataatcaaattaaaaatatcagaacgcgTCGTTCTGACGCGTCCCGTAAACATAACGTGAACACTATCATTTCAACCTCTTTACAAAGAAATAAGTAAAGAAACCTCGTTTCACTAACAAGCGGTCCCTTTCTGCCTGAAATATAGGAAGTTCTTGGAACGTTCACCAGGTTGGCGAAGACGGGCTCCAATAGTGAGCCGAGGGGTGGGGGTTGCCAGGACATGTATAAATATGGCCTGACGAGCGCGGAAGATCATCAGTGTGCAATTAACAGTGCTGCCGGTGATAATGGTGTTCACGGTGCGAGTTCGACGTAGCAAAGTTCGTTTCGAGTACAGTATCGATCTTTTCTTCTGTTAGTAGTTCGCAATATTTTCTACAAACACATCAGCTTTACAACACAGTTCGGCGAAGAGACATCTCTACGAAGAAGACAAACAAACACATCGATGGAATACTGATGAAGGCTGCTGTCGGATGAAATCTCGCTCGGTGTGGTCGGAATAGTAGCCTCACCGGGTAGGATTCATCCAATATCTGCCTCTGATCATCGGCATCGATACTCAGTCTACTCCTGCGGCCTTCAACAATCGTAATCTTATAATCGCGGGCGAAGTATTCATCTAGTGAAACGCTAGAACGAAGTCGTGACTAGATCGAAATACTCGTCCCTGGCAATAAGACAGATCATCGTGCACCGTGGACGCTTCTCCGACGATCTCTTTAAACGTcctgtttatttttctttggtGATCTAACTGTATGGTGAATCGAAAGACCATAAAGCTAGATCAGCAAGGCAAAATGAACGCGACATATCCTCATGAACAACGCGCCTGCTTCGTCGAGAAGGTAATCTTTTCTTTCATCATTCTTGCAACGATGGGACGTCACACTTTGAATGCATGCACGCCAACAACCGCTTCAAGATGGGAGAATCCAGAGGAACTTTTGCTGGGATATGTCATTATCGAAGATTCATATCACAGCAGTAGTTACCTGGGATTCTTTTGTCATCGACCCTGACTAACTTGGAAACACCTCGAGACACGCTCAGGACGCTGCACACCGCTATTGGCATGGCTGCAAAGTACAGCATGGGATAAACGTGATCCAGTTTGACGGTAATAACTGATCGTCACTGGGTTATGTTTGTCCCATACGAGTACTAACTTATCTTCAGCTACCCTTGCACCCTCGTATACACTGAACGATTATGTGCTATTGTTAACAATGTAGTATCGAAGGTTTTTACATTAAATATTGCAACGGCTATTATTTCTTACCTTGTTAGTCAAGCAATTCCTGAAGTCTGTCTTCATATCTGTAACGGAGACACGATCGTGAGGCCTCTTTGGACCGCTGACACTGGAAACCACGGTTGCTAGATCCAGGGTGACTACTTCGGAGAAGATCGGGTCTTGGCTTTCATCGTCGAAATTTCTCAACATTCGTACAGTGGAcaggtatttttcaattctcttAATGTGCTCTTCGGATCTTCCTATGAAAAGGAAATAGGAAGTTTATAACGATTGTATAATTACACAGACGTGCTTCCTAAACGGATTCACTGGATATTTACCTGTTTGTCTCAGATACGCTAAACTTTGCTGATCAACGGGAAAGAATCCAACTGTAGCACCATATTCAGGGCACATATTTGATATCGTTGCTCGATCTGCAATACTTAATTGAGACACACCAGGACCGAAAAATTCTACAAACTTTCCAACCACTCCAATTTGACGGAGATTCTACAAGTAGAAAGAAATATTATTGTACTGATTTCGGAAAAAGTTACGTTTGTTTAATGCTACTGTCAAAATTCGGATAGTTCATATGTAGAAATCTAATAGTTTGTATGTTCTGTTTTTACCTTTGTAATTGTAAGTACAAGATCGGTTGACGTAGCATATTGATTCAGAACTCCGTCTAACCTGTATCCTACGACTTTCGGTACTAACATAGATATTGCTTGTCCTAACATAACAGCTTCAGCTTCGATACCACCTACACCCCAACCAAGCACACCGAGACCATTAATCATAGTTGTGTGGGAGTCTGTCCCAACTACACTGTCAGGATACAGCAAATTGTCTGTGTTGAATACAACTCTGGCTAAATATTCTAAATTGACTTGATGTACTATTCCACTTCCTGGTGGTACGATCAACATATTTTTGAATGCTTTGGCTCCCCATTTTAAAAACATAAATCGTTCCTTGTTCCTTTCGAATTCAAGCTCCTCGTTTTTTTTCAAAGCAtcattactaaaaaaaaaaggagaacgaTATCATTATCAAACCCTGTTATCTTCGTTGTTTACTGTAAAGCACTATCAGTATTTTAAATGTGGGCACTATCATTTCACCCGTAATTTCAGAGACAAGCGTTTGGAACTTAAACCCTATTACATAATAGATTTACATTATGACGAAATAGAAAAACTTTCATATCTTCTCGGATGATTCGATAAGTGTTTCTTTTAACAAAAGTATTATAACGAGTATATAATACCTTCTAATGTAATCAACTTGTATCGAATGATCAATGACAAGATCTGATGGGCAGATTGGGTTTATTTTATCTGGATCAGCGCCTAATCTTTTAACAGCATCTCGCATAGCTGCAAAATCCACCACTGCAGGTACCCCTGTAAAGTCCTGATTACATGTGTTAtagaattgaataaatttaaataatctaGCCTATATAATTCATTCAAATTCTATGTATACCTGCAGTATCACCCTGGCTGGTTTGAATGATATTTCTGCTCCATCTTCTAAAGTCTGGTTTGCTTCCCAGTCTAAGATTTTTTCAACATCCTCTGCTTTCACTTGAAAATTGTCACAATTCCTTATTGCACTTTCCAGGAGTACTCTAATGGAGAAAGGTAACCTATCTACACAGATGATCGATTTGtataaattgattaaaattcttGGGACATTGAATAATGCATCTGATGATAACTATGTACATACCATATTTCTTTCCAAAGCTGCTGATGTCATAGTAGTTATAATCTTTGGATTCAATTGTAACAGACTTGAGCAAGTGGTTATACGGGTTCTctcctaaaaatataaaaagtattAAAAGCCTAATTAGAAACAATACattctatattttatagttAACAACGATCGAGAGAATTAAGATGTACGATGAAATATatggtaaataaataaaagtgaTTCGTTTTTATAAATAGGTACGACAGATgtaagaaaaacgaaaagatTTCTGTCagattaataatttaattgaaattgaAGTTACTTAATCGTATAGACGAAATTAATCTACAGAAGAATGAAACACGTATCCTCATAATAATTCTGTATTTCTATATTTAAACTTTAGACATttgaaatacaaataaaattgaaacacgtaaaaaataaaatcatatAATGCACTTGTCAAATGTAACAGGTGTCATAATTGTATTGTGATTGATGTCACATtgcgtttttatataaaaatgaatgtttctACTAGCGTATAACggacaaataacaaataaaatgtTCTTGCGTGTTGTCATGAAAAaaacattgtaaaaatgtataATTTAGAAGAATCTTTTATCCGGTGTCTCTTGAATCGAGGACACTGAGAGCATAACATCATGCAAATATTGCAATATAAATGACAAAACTGCAAGCTACATTCCTCTGCGAGAagaaatttaattgaaaaaatattttacaatcacGGTAGATTATTTTCACTTGTATTTACTattttttcttaaaataatTCGGAAGAAACAAACGCAGATCTTCAGACTTACCAGCCATGATTGTTACTGTACGAGTCACGTCGTCCAGTTTGCTTGCGAGGTGGATATTGTATATATAGGGTGGTACAAACAAGAGTTTGCAAATTTCCTTCGATGTACGGAATTCTAAATAGGTTCCTTATGTTTTTAactaaaacaataaaaaacaaaatatagAGAACGAATTCGTTTTATGTACGAttgtatacaaggtgtcccaaacaTGTTGTACCTCTTCGAAAaaggtgattcctaaggtcattggAAATAATTGTTTCCTTCGCGTAAATGTTCTCCGTTATTAAGGAAAACTTCGGACCAATGACATTGCCATGTTCACCGGGACCCGTCGCTGCGCCAAAATCCGTCCGTTATAGCCGCCCGCTGATTGGTCTacgttttttgttaataacttttcaacaaagccgcggaaaatattttcgaaacggaaaaagtgacttcaaatgacctcaagaattacccttttcaaggaaatacgaaattttgggacaccctatatacgTTTGTAAATCTATTGTGACGCATAGGAACTTgagtaatatttaaataacgtgGGATTAAAGTACATCAATTAACATA is part of the Halictus rubicundus isolate RS-2024b chromosome 10, iyHalRubi1_principal, whole genome shotgun sequence genome and harbors:
- the LOC143358031 gene encoding F-box/WD repeat-containing protein 4, which gives rise to MTDAWRLDTLPTDVLILIFNYCHAFDLVRLSEVCKRFYDIVQSETLWIKKSKQPVATNQTSEKFRERCNPLLCLRTKWHVSNNWQYGRFEKKVLQEQKTKLMPWIQLTGNVLWWSGGNQFYGFRRMHHRFPENSRILVSNNIRSDICKFIVRKECIITGHRDGSIQFWRKSRSDEFVDFYCSIPRAHSCDVNAVDETCDVIVSGSGDGIVKIWRSIGERIQNVPLATLNIGDRVWSLSADPTGKKVAVGSAGNSVKTSLHIFDLECYSESDMLKHNWRRGAGVLDMVWESPQILLTCGYDTYIRKWDLRTGTCVYSWADPTDAIVYCISSDYYNTMITGTQFNCKSVLWDQRQKNYLQLYFMNLSRMSSPVYCLAFDSTHLYGATDQQLVELKFSGYSYKETNYKNILRYQ
- the LOC143358028 gene encoding cytoplasmic aconitate hydratase, which produces MAGENPYNHLLKSVTIESKDYNYYDISSFGKKYDRLPFSIRVLLESAIRNCDNFQVKAEDVEKILDWEANQTLEDGAEISFKPARVILQDFTGVPAVVDFAAMRDAVKRLGADPDKINPICPSDLVIDHSIQVDYIRSNDALKKNEELEFERNKERFMFLKWGAKAFKNMLIVPPGSGIVHQVNLEYLARVVFNTDNLLYPDSVVGTDSHTTMINGLGVLGWGVGGIEAEAVMLGQAISMLVPKVVGYRLDGVLNQYATSTDLVLTITKNLRQIGVVGKFVEFFGPGVSQLSIADRATISNMCPEYGATVGFFPVDQQSLAYLRQTGRSEEHIKRIEKYLSTVRMLRNFDDESQDPIFSEVVTLDLATVVSSVSGPKRPHDRVSVTDMKTDFRNCLTNKVGFKGYGLSPEKVESVGMFEFEGKDYKLRHGSVVIAAITSCTNTSNPSVMLGAGLLAKKAVEAGLRVPPYIKTSLSPGSGVVTYYLEESGVIPYLTVLGFDIVGYGCMTCIGNSGPLPDSIVEAIEKNELVCCGVLSGNRNFEGRIHPNTRANYLASPLLVIAYAIAGTVDIDFEKEPLGRRSDGSPVYLQDIWPTRADIQAVEQKHVIPAMFKEVYSKIEKGSSNWASLVAPEGKLYPWDPQSTYIKNPPYFDNLQKELPAIKPLKGASVLLNLSDSVTTDHISPAGSIARNSPAARYLANRGLTPKEFNSYGSRRGNDAVMARGTFANIRLVNKFIGKPGPRTIYIPTKEEMDVFDAAERYAKDQTPLIILVGKEYGSGSSRDWAAKGPFLLGIKAVIAESYERIHRSNLVGMGIIPLQYLPGQTAESLGLTGLEVYDIPIPENCQPGQKITVTTNDGKKFEVIVRFDTEVDLTYFKNGGILNYMIRKML